CAGCATGTCAAATCAGGAACGTTGGTGATAGGTctcactctgattggctgttcagctcAGTGAATCAATGcacaagcaaacaacaaaatcaaaaggtaaagtttttattttttatttttatcgtcATCTCATCTCAGCATACAAATACACAATTGTATTCACAACATGATCAGCTGGAATGAATAAATCGTACCCCAAGGAGGTTTCAGCTCTGCACGTCAGTTTGTTGCCTCCTGAGCAAACAGAAGCTCTTTTAGTTCCCTCTTTTGAATGCTGAATGCAGACTGCTGCTGCCCGCTTGtataaaaagtaatttcctaTCACGTAGTCGCAGAACATACTGTTTGTGCTAGCTGGTAATAGACTGTAATCTTGTGGGGCGGTGTGCATTCACTGGGAGTATTTCTTTGACGTCCGTTAAGTTGTGTACGAAACCTTAGAAAGGCAACAACTTTACAACAAAGCGCAAACGGAACGTTAAATGCACCTTTTCATGCATGTGAAGGTGCATTCTACGGGATTGAAGATTGAATCCAAAATACCCATTACACACCCTGATTCAGTCGAATCACAAACCCCCTCATCTTTCCCTCCTGTTTCCTTCCaccagtttcttcttctttgcacaaCTCAGTGATAAAGATTCAACTCTTTTCAAACAGATTGAGTGTCTCACACAAATGCCTCCTTCCTGTTTGTACAGCATGAAATTGCTGTCTGCATCGTAGAAGACAGATCGTCGTTACAGCCCCCAGGACACCCTGGGTGATAAAAATGTAAGGGGAGATGGCACATTTCATCCCGCAAACATGCGCGTCTCACCCAAGTTGGTTAGATGCGTGCTAATTGCGTTAGGGTGGGGTTAGATGTGTAATCTGATTGCACACGGCCTGAGAATGTTTTTGTGTCACTCACTTGGCTCTCGGtatgcgtgtctgtgtgtgtccaggtgaaGGAGCTATACCAGGGAGTGCTTGGGAAACTGCAGTTACTCCACCCACGCCTGATCACAGACGAGAAGGTGGGGGAGGGTTACGAGAGGTtgaggagggagatggagagagaggtgGTGCGGCGAAAGTCTTTGGCTTCCCAGCTGAGGACCCTACTCGACAATCAGCTGCAGGTTTACGCACACACCTGTGCATCCCTCATTGGTTGAAGAACTTTGCTGAATGCAAGTGAACAGATTTTTGTCTTAGGCAGAAAAAGTAATCCTGGTGGTAATGCATGATCAACATTTTACAATCAGCAAACCAAAGTATTGTAACTCCTAGCGGACAAGCAGGTAAAATAACACAGTTTAGTCAATAATGGAACTGGTTTCTCCCAGATTCTGAGGCGAGAGCAGCAGGCCCAGCAGAGAGTCCACAGTGGGTTCATGTCCCAGCTCAGAGAGTGCACCAGACATCTGTCCAAGGTTTACAACAGTAATCAGCCCTCCTATGAACTGCTCCAGCAAGTGTAAGGCTtctattagttttttttttattattttttactggcATCAATGTTGTGTAGCAAAACAGAACTTCACACTAGACTAGACTTATCATTAAGTCACATATAAAAATCTGTTATCTTATCCTGTTAAGTTTGATCCAGAGGCTAACATCCCTAGTGGAGGAGATGGGAGAGTTGGTGTCAGCAGAGTGCCAGCGTCAGGGGGCCTGGGGTTTGTTGGGTGAGGGGACAGGGGCCAAGCTGCTCTGCCCTGACACTGGAACTGTCCTGAGCAAAGAAGACATCTTTGGTGAGTAAAATATAGCACATAAGATTACAGGGAAAATGTCATGCTTGAACAGTACAGAAACAGCATCATCTGCTGGTGGGGATGTGCACTTCAACAAAAAGACAGCTCTCACAACACTACTATAACCCAACAGTAAAGCCGTGTTAGAATACAACCGCTCCAGGGAATGCACAGGTTAAATAGTATGCACAATAGAATAAAGAAAGATATGATCATAtatcaacaataaataaatcagcatgAAAAGGTGTCCACGCAACACATGACTGGGCTCAAATCCTCCTCATGATCATCTCTTATTCCGCCTCACTCCAGGTCCTGATGGCTCCCTCCGAGTCTCCCGAGCAGTTCACTGTGATTCTGTCACGGGCCTCATCAGGCCAAACGCTCACAGCCACATGTTGCTGAGCAGCGGCCACACCATGGCAGTCCCACCGGATTTCTTTGTTCACCCACAGACCGGCAGAGTTTTGCCCATTGCAGGAAATGTGGCGTACGATCCTGTCAGCTCTACCCTGGTGTTCACCACTGATCTTTGCACaggtaacatttatttatttatttttttatgtagcgCCATTAATAATGCAAATTGTTACATGAAGTATCACAAAACTAGGCCCGGAACCTGGCCTGAAAccccagagcaagcatgaaAGGCGAAGACACCTTGAGCTAACCTCAGCTCATATTTAGGAACCCATCAGGTAGAGACAGACGTGACATGATTTACAGTAGTAccacacaaatgcatgagtaGTAATAGAGATGGGAGCTTAATgtaagagagaagaaattagaggatCTTGGTGCGAGAGAGAATAGAGTAGAGGATAGGCGCTCAGGGCAtcatcccccagcagcctaggccttAGCAGCATAGTTTGGTGTCACCTGAACCAGCCCTAAGTACACgttttattaaaaaaggaaagtcttaaccctaaccttaaaACTAGAGAAGGTGTCTGCCTTGCAAACTCAAACAGGGAAGTgattccacaggagaggagcctcaTAGCTGAAGGGTTTACTTCCCATTCTGTtttttgaaactctaggaaccacaagtgaGCCTGCACTTTGACATCGAACTGATCTGTTGGGATTATACGGTACAATGAGGTCTTTAAGATACGATGGAGCTAGGACTTTGATTAAAAGGAGGATaattttaaattctattctgGATTTTACAGGGTGCCAGTGAAGAGAACCTAAAATGTTGTTCGTGTTTGTATGCTAGTTGTAAATATCTAATGTTCTAATTAATTGGCACAAGCCAAATATACAGTGTAGCTTAAACGTATTTGTGCCCGGCATTATATGTTTGCATTTACgcataaaaaatattcaaaacaacagcaaattttcacacaagtcccgAAAATAGTCAAACCAAATAAGGGTTCACCTACTTTTGCAAATCACAGATTGGCGTGACAGGCGTGACTTATCAAAAATAAACTATAATGTTTATAGTCAGTGTAACGCGAAACCTGTGTCACACAATCTAATAAATTGTGTGCAGGGACAGTGTAATTTGCCCATGAAATATAACATTACATTGTTCCGACATCTAATTTAAAAAGCTGTAATGTGCTAATGTGCCACTGTTTATTCCAGATGACAACAGGAAATGGGACtgccccctccttcccttcatTCCTTATCCAACTTCCTGCCACTCAGACCAGCCTCTGCCCAACACTCGGCTCAGAGGCCTAAGACCAGGTCAGAGTCTGCAATTTGGTATTCCCATGGCCGACCCAGATACAGGGGTCCCAGTGCCCATTCTGGCAGTGACCATCCACCCGCAGACTGGATTAGTCTACCCACTGGGAAGGGTGCACATGTGCCCTGTCACCCGCTTGCCACAGCCTATACAGATTGGTTATCCCATGCTGGACTCCAGGAGTGGGAACGTTGTGCTCACAATTGGGGTCAGTTTAGATCCAATAACAGGTTAGTGCTGCCCGTGAACTCTGTGTGAAACTGGCAGGTATTATTATAAGACCCTGAGTGAGTTTTACTTGTtacatgtgtctgtgtaggaGATGTTCTTCCAGTAGGTGGAGCTCTACTTACTGAATCCTTCATTGAACCTTTGAGTGGGCGGGTGGTGAGATTAGGAGGGGCCACCATGCGGGCTGGACAACTGGTGCCTAATGCGGGGGGATACCAAACCTTACTAGACAGCAAGGTGCTTGATTTAATTATCTGCCTTTCAGTTGATATGCCTAGTTGTCATATCGTGcagaggtttatttttttcttttttccttttaaaataccttgaaaaaaaaagcctttgacaGAATTATGTAACCACACACTTGACAGTCAAAGTCACACTCTGTGagagtttaattaaaacaatgacTCGAATGAAAGCATAACTTTTCTCAATCAGGTTCTGGCAGCAATGTTTCGATTGTTGGATCTCCTAAAGCCACTACCTGAGGAGTGGGGATCAGATCGAACCTTGCAACATCTGCAGACCCATCCAGGCAGTGAAAGAGGCAGCGGTAGACAAGATCACATTCTCGCAGCCACCAAGGTGCTCCAACAAGCCTGGGGACAGAGCCTGCACTGCCAGATACAGCTGCAGACCAGGCTGGACATCCTGCTGGAGTGGGCTGAGTGTTTACAGCAGGATGGAGGCATCCTGGGTGAGGAAATGCCAGTGAGAGgctgaatgcatttttaaaaagaggcaCTACATCAAagattctgtcttttttcatttcactggtactgcctgcctctctccttcctcctcctcctcctcctcctcctcctcctcaactgTCAATTTAATATCTGCTTGTCATCACTCCCTTGTGAATCTGCTGTTCATCGCTGAAATATGAGGTGCAGAGCTGTAAGTTATGTTATTATGACATTTTGGCTGGTCCTGTCTACTTCATGAGGCTGTTTGAGGGCTGTCAGGATGAAGACCACAATTAGGTTACGATGTCAGTGAATGTCTTCATAGAGATAGccatacaaatgtgtgtgtgtgtgtgggtgtgctcTCGCACAGCTATCTCTCTGAGGACCAGTATGAGATTCACACCATCGGATTTAGGACACTTGTACAAAGTGTACAAAGTCTTGGCCTGTCTTCAATTCTTTACAAAGCTGTGGTTaggattagattcaactttattgtcattacacatgcaCAAGAGCAACGACATGCAGTAAAGTATCCAGTACCCAGAAGTTCAATAAGCaaagtgcatgtagcataaatagtgcGGTATATAAGCAGTAAGttgcaggttgtttttatagcatattTACAGTCACAAAACTAGGTAATTAGTTTCTACTTAAACTAATGGTTGAAGTAGAACGCTTGGTTATTCAGGAGCTCCTCAAAAGGCCCTCGGTGAGTCTAAtctattttaatctaaataGAATTGATAATGTAATTGACATAGTGTTTGATTTATGGCGGAATTTGTGTGGCTATTTGACTGTGGTATATTGtttgtggtgactttgtatattgattgctgtggaTTGGGCACCGTTCACACCATGAGTCaagcattgtgttttttattattatcatgttgttgttttgatcttGACTACTTTAACTACTAGATTTTGTcatcacctgtttgttgtcaggtgctgtggtcccctgTCTCacttgctgttgtgtttttgttgctattgtgtgttgtgtattaaTTGCAGTATTTCTAGATTGCATCATGGCCTGGAACCACCACAATTTCCAAACCAAAGTTAGCAGTGCATTACATCAGCgaatgtcctcacaaaaatACCcttacagttttgtgtgtgggtCTCTTGTGGATTGATTGTGGGTCCTTAGTGTGTCACTTAAACATATTAACCATATTCTTTTGATCTGGCTGGTCAgatatgtgtttcttttttttctttgctgagCTGCATCCTGTTTCTTGTCTTGCTGTCCCAGTTTATGTTTAGTGATAAGTATCTGTGAACTGCACAAGTGTATGTTCAACCGCATCTGTTGCCATGCCATCATTAATCTGCAGTTCACCCCTTATTGGAGGTACTTCTTATTTAGCTCCTGCATGTTTTACTTTCATATTCATATtggtcctttttttaaaaaaaaaaaaaaagatttaacgataatgtgttattttgtagATTtctacagagaagaagagagtcTTAGGCATAGTTTTGTGaatttgtgtttgaaatggGCCTAAAAAGGATGGCACAGGCCAAATAACAACATAGAAGTAGATGTTCTAGCTCCATGTTATATGGTATTGGGAGGGAAAACCTTTCCCTACCTCCCACAGTGGAGTACCAGACAAAAGAGTGGGTTTTACCTCTTGCTGCATGCACACCACACCTCTTGCGACATGCACACCATTAATGTGGAAGTGAAAGGAGGGACAGAGTGTGTTGGTGGTGGGTGAAAACCTAGATCTAAAACATGTGGAATGAGTCACTAACAGTCAGGGGAGAGAGACAGGTTCCAGATGGCGTGATAATGGTTCAGCGTTGAATGaacagagaggacaggaaggaggaaatATGCCCaatgagaaggagaggagaatgaGACACACCCAGCATGTGTGGGTGTGATAATAAACAACCAGAAAGTTAGAGAGCGCATGTAGTGGATATTAGAAGGCCAGAGGCAGGATAACACATTTAGTATTCCAACAAATCTGCTTTAATGATATTGAGAACATTTACAAGGTTAGAGTTAATAAAAGCCTGAAAAACTTAATAAAAGGTGAAGTGCCAAGACTGAATGGTGACTTGAAAAGGCAACTtttgaatttgtatttattagCAGTTCTTCAACAAAAGTAATCACTGAAGCTTCTTCTTCCACCCTTTGACTATACTCCATGTATTATCTGGTATCATCACATCGCGACCAACCCTCCGGGCATGTCAGTTTAGCCTCTGTCTTGATATCAAGTTTCACTAACTCCGACAAAAGCCTTTAGTTAACTTAGTTAATTCCGGCTCTTATGCGGTTTACCTATTGACCGGCGTCattctcgtctttttttttttttttacacatcatCGGCTTGTACATTCAGTAACTGTCCCACCAAGTCCCAGGCAAACCCCCAGTTGTGTTGGATCTTATGATTCTTGTTAATGGGAGCCATTGACACTGAAAATTTCCTGAAAGACCTAAGCAAAGCCACACGGATGTTAGCAAGGACACTCATGCAGAGTAAGGGGGTATGCTAGGAAGAGGTCCTGCAGCATGCTGACTCCATTTTAAttccagagacagagaggagccCCGTGTTGTGAGAGCAGAGGGTATGTTATGGATTAAGAGGGTTTTGGAGATCAGAAAGGCATGAAATGTCCTCTTGGAATTTTTCTGGCATGGATAGAGAGCCAATGAAGGGAAGCAAAACTTTGTAAAATGCTGTAAGACTGCTCAACAGAATAGTATGATATGTTCTGGTATTTTACACTCTCATCTCTACACAGTTTATTGTGTCGATAagataatttattattttaactgtaatgttaaaaagggaaaagggatcCACCTTCAACCATTCATCTCCTGTGACTTTGGAGTCTTTGGAAAGGAGTAATGTATTAGGGTTTGTCCTAAAAGTTTgtcctcaaaataaataacattgatcatcttgtgacgattcaatttttctgctggaaaacttttggaccggggattcatgtggatgttactatgACATGTACcccctacctagaccagaccaggctggACAGCCCCGCCCCTTAGCAATGACgtttcttgatggcagcagctataCCCAGCAGGttgcagactgacacacacaaaaatggtttaggaacaactaaaaattCAGTAGATCCtaaacagatcaagtatctgtgggatgcactggaaccaccctgatccacagaggaccctcccctcaacccataggacctaaagaccccgAATGGCAATGCTCTGTGGTGTCTTTTAACAGGATGTTACACAGgaaaccctcagaaggtccatgtccattctctgatgagtgaaatattttggagacacaagggacacaatattaggaataaTGTTTTACTTGTTCAGTCAGTTTATGATATATTTAAGGCAGGCTGTAAGGCTGTACTGTTTTCTAATTTTACCTTTTGTAGTTGCAGTGTTATgcaaccttaaaaaaaaaaatttttggtACTGACAACAAACACGGACTACATCTTAGCTATATTAAACGGATCGCCACAAAGCATGTGGCGCACCCTGTTACGGATCTCAGACCGTTGTCTATAAGACCCCATGACAAGTCTGTTTCCCCCTGGAGCAAGGCTGGATGTGTCTGAAAATAACATTGTTCGAGTAGCTTCCTACTGACTAATGATGACAAACCAATCTGATAGTGTGCAGGTTAGGAACTAACTGAAAGAAAAGTTTCCATGACTGCATTCACACAAGAAACCTTTAATACAGCAGGTTATATTTGGGAGGTGACAATAAACATGGACTAGTTCTTAGCTATATTCAACTTAGCTATATTAAACTTAGGGCTCATGTGAGGGTTAGGTCTAAGGCTTGTTAAAAGTGAAATTACTGTTACTGATTAAGTGAGAGGAATCTGCTGTAGAAGCAGACAGAGTGTCCTTGTTATACAATACACCCTAGAGGGGAAGCATCCGGTTTTGACTGACATAGGCATGCTTAGGAcatgtgtttcttctttaatCCTGGGTGTAGAGCTCTTCGAGAACCTAAtaggacaaaaagagacaaacatgAATCCACGAAACTACAAAAGGCTGAGTGGAACATCAATGAATCAAGATTCAAAGGTTAGGCAAGTGAGTCAGGGTGTAAACCACAACACCATTGTGTGATACGCACTCTCTTAACACTATGTTTTCTATTAGCAGAAATAAAAGATCGTATTCTTAAGTATTACGGCCACTCTAGGTTGGTTCGTCCATCTTTCTATGCATGGTTCTCCTAACTGCTTGAAAAGGAAACaagaataaatgtgaatataCATCGGAGAGCTTGTGTTTAAAGTATATTTCCTCTGATCCATTGTTAGAAAATTGTCAGTCCTGAAACATTGTTGAAATATTGACACAGCTGCTGAAGACTGCCAGTGTCAATCTTCCCATCATCATGGTCGCAGGTCTATTGTGTTTTACTGCActgtgtgagaaaaaaacactgtggttTGTGCACTTAACTTCTGTGGCTATATGGTATGAGGAAATGtgcagtttctcttcttctaatgTTTGATATGTTGCTTGTCAAGAAGTCAGtttttttgcattcagtttGGATTTCTATGCATTTCGTACTTTGACTTAAGGTCAAAGGAAACGTGACGAAATCATGTGGGCTTATTTTGGCAACGGACAATCTTTCAATTCCTCAGCCAAAAACTGCTCCTTTTTATCGTTGCAGAAATtctcaaatattcatatttgttcATCATAATTTCATCCACACCAACACTTTCCTGCACTGTTTAAAACCAGGGGAGATGCCTCTGTCAGGCACAGATATCTGCGCGCCTGCTCTACTGGGGATGGAGTACCCTGACCCTGCGGGATCTGGCCTTAGTGTACCTGTGCTTGGGTGTCAGACTGACCTTTTCTCTGGGAATACAATACCGTTGGCAGGGACCATGGAAGACCCAGATGGAAAAGGTACTGTGAAAAACAAGTGATTGCACACTTTTTTAAATAGCTCATTTAAtcctcacctccttctcatGCTTCACAGGCCTTGTGGCGATCCGTTACGGAGCTCAGACCGTTGACCCCGTGACAAGTCTATTGGCCCCAGTGGTTGGAGCAAGGCTCGATGTGTCTAAAAATAACGTTGTTCCCATAACAGCTTCCTACTGGCTAATGATGACAAACCAAACTGATAGTGTGCAGGTGAGGAATGAACTGAAAGAAATATTTCCACGAATGCAAGTGCACAAGAAACTACGGAGCCCTAAGAggacatgacatttttttttttttttttgctcttcgTCCAGTCAAATAGCACAAGGTGATTCtgatgttcttttgtttttgttattatacTTCAGGTAGAGGCGCTGCAGAGAGAAATGTGTGTGCGAAACACTTactggcagcagcagaggcagcgggAGGAAGATATTCTCACTGATCTGGACTCGGCTCTTTTCCAGTCACTCTTTAGAGTCGCGGAAGCGAATTCTTATCTGGTCAGCATGGGTTGGGGTTATGTTTTGGTTGTAAATATCTTATATAGCGTGGACTTCAAGTACAGGAGGAGGAATTCAAAGAGATTGAGCCTTTTGAAAATGTGGAAATGGGAAACGAGACATGTGGATGTGGTGGCATGAAATAATTCTGTTCCTGCTTTTCATATCCTGCTGAGAGTGCCAAGTAAACAAACTGATGTCCAGGTTTTTCTGGGCAAAGTTTCTGCTAAGTCattgtacctgtgtgtgtgtgtgtgtgtgtgtgtgtgtgcgtgtgtgtgcgtatgtgtgtgtgcgtgttttccATCTCTACTTGTGTACATGTGGTTTTTGAGTGCCAATATGCAAATGTGTGCCACCTTTTCATGTTGAAAGTGTATTCTCTGCTGCAGGCCCAGTGGTCAGGGAGGCAGCTGAGGGAGGCAGCCGTGGAGCTGCAGGATTCAGCACAGGCTGAGGCCCAGAGAAGAGCAGCTCGGCACTCCCACTTGGCACTGACGCTGCCTCCTCATGTATTACACATCCTCACACTGGGTAAATTAGCTGGCAGGCTGTCAGAATGCAAGAAAGCATGAAGGAAATTACAGTCATGATCGGCATTGCGCTCCATTTATCGCTTTCCAAAAGAGAGGCGCTTCAAGCCAGCATCTCATATCGCACCCTTCACTTGTGAAGTAATGAACATAATCCCTAGATTCAATGTTGTTTGGGCTGGCAACATGTTCaggtctctgtctccgtctgtgGGTTTAGGTGATGAGGAGGAGTGGGATCAGCAGTGTTTTTGGCACTCAGAGCTCTTGTCTGGCCTCGATAAGATGGACGTGTGTGTCGATCAGCTGCAAcaagaccaggaaaaatggACGACGCGTGTGGGAGACTGGTCTATAAACCTCCACCCTATGGTCAGAGCAATGGGTTCATGTTGTATTATTAGCACTGCAGGCTCACTTGTTGACGGACACAGTTGGAGCAGATGTTCACTTCCATTTGAGACAAGCAATGGAAAATGTATATGCTGTATAGGGTAGCGTTGGAAAGTGGAGTGGATGAGATTCAGCCTGTGCACTCCGCAATGCTGCTGCTCGAATGTAAGTAACAAGCCTGTGGTTATTCCTCCTTCAGGACAGAGAGATGAGGCAGAGAGAGCTATGGGAGCAGTGTTGTTCCAGACAGACAGAGTTGGAGGCAGCTCTTAATGCGCTTCACTATGTCAGACACCTCTCCCAGCTACGCGCCGACACTGCtcaggtgaaaataaatgacactgaaaacaaatgagccTATGTCCATGATGCACTTTCTAtattcttttgtatttattccatTGAAATCGGTATAAACCTTAGATGaaaggaaaaactaaacattCCTTACCGTTATCCAGGCTCTATTGTGCGGCAACTTTTGGTTCAAGGATTACGGTTTGGCCCCGGGCAGTGGACACAGGCTGAATGT
This sequence is a window from Mugil cephalus isolate CIBA_MC_2020 chromosome 9, CIBA_Mcephalus_1.1, whole genome shotgun sequence. Protein-coding genes within it:
- the LOC125014093 gene encoding uncharacterized protein LOC125014093, whose amino-acid sequence is MLLSSGHTMAVPPDFFVHPQTGRVLPIAGNVAYDPVSSTLVFTTDLCTDDNRKWDCPLLPFIPYPTSCHSDQPLPNTRLRGLRPGQSLQFGIPMADPDTGVPVPILAVTIHPQTGLVYPLGRVHMCPVTRLPQPIQIGYPMLDSRSGNVVLTIGVSLDPITGDVLPVGGALLTESFIEPLSGRVVRLGGATMRAGQLVPNAGGYQTLLDSKVLAAMFRLLDLLKPLPEEWGSDRTLQHLQTHPGSERGSGRQDHILAATKVLQQAWGQSLHCQIQLQTRLDILLEWAECLQQDGGILGEMPLSGTDICAPALLGMEYPDPAGSGLSVPVLGCQTDLFSGNTIPLAGTMEDPDGKGLVAIRYGAQTVDPVTSLLAPVVGARLDVSKNNVVPITASYWLMMTNQTDSVQVEALQREMCVRNTYWQQQRQREEDILTDLDSALFQSLFRVAEANSYLAQWSGRQLREAAVELQDSAQAEAQRRAARHSHLALTLPPHVLHILTLGDEEEWDQQCFWHSELLSGLDKMDVCVDQLQQDQEKWTTRVGDWSINLHPMDREMRQRELWEQCCSRQTELEAALNALHYVRHLSQLRADTAQALLCGNFWFKDYGLAPGSGHRLNVKMLGSLQQKALPLLERLNHLLEEKQPTSFSPNTCNQHMSGLSTKQPYGMEIASRVWTASVPVVKGISTQSLREHVHIGQSQDTGQQASSAPTHNSQSQTASSGIHSQESQQMKESAQPTHMSVPPIPEEQWTRLVELSPLFQMLKGVELQLKDLACKAGISGRELSDRGERFVDVLDAQWECEGELIPLDVSTLKPREFLVYQHGLFLMHILHNLKLTPVISLQIAASLPNNNYSNNAFRNSFFYQEAEETLYVRRQRLQSVGGFSLLLLHCLSHVKVNDMSSDSSPAFQRLFFKALQECLGELFQARLGLHFSEQEANLCVWFHNQEASTGDLKENLSEPYAAALLHRLHKPSRGLLSEDEAEKLQRKHREASLFSHLEGLLRERSSEAAEMVNDRTG